AAAGAAGATATGTCCGCTAACTTCTGCCGCTAGATCTACGTTTAGCTCTTTCATCATTTTTTTGATGTTGCTATGCCCAGTCTTGCCCATAAAAACTTCGCCTATTTTTGCGATCTCATCATACATATTTTGTGAGCATTTAACCTCACCAAGCACCTTTGGATGTTTCATATTTAGAGCATAAAGATAGGCTAGCTCATCGCCTTTTATATCTCTTTTTGGCGTTATAACCGCAATCCTATCGCCATCTCCGTCAAAGCCAAATCCAAGGTCAAACTCCTTCTTTTCGATGAGCGAAAATATCTCTTTTAAATTCTCTTTTTCACTTGGGTCTGGATGGTGATTTGGGAAATTTCCGTCTGGATCTTCATATAAAATTTTTGCATTTAGCCCAAGCGCTTTAACGATCGGCACCAAGCTCACGCCAACAGCGCCATTTGCACAGTCGATGATAAAAGGCTTTTTGAAATTTTTAAGCTCGCTAAATTCTTTTACAAAAAACTCGACATATTTTTCTAAGATGTTAAATTTCTCACAGCTCTCATCGTCTGCTATTTGCTCACCAGAGGCGATTATTTCGTTCACCTTATCTTTTAAAATTTGCAGATCTTTGCCAAAGAAACTATCTTTTTTAATGGTAATCTTAAAGCCGTTATAGTCTTTTGGATTGTGAGAGCCCGTGATCATGATGTTTGCGTCAAAGTAATCAGCATAAACGCTAAAGTAGCCAACAGGAGTTGGTAACAAACCGATACTATAAATTTTAAAGCCACCAGCCTTGTTTAGACCGCTTAGCAGATACCTAAAAAGTGTGCTAGCACTTAGTCTTGCGTCAAAACCAACGCTTAAAGTTTTCACGCCAAATTCGTTAAATTTCTTACCCAAAGCAAGCCCTATAGCCTTGACGCTGTCCTCTGTCAAGTCTTTTTCAAAAATGCCACGGATGTCGTATT
The DNA window shown above is from Campylobacter concisus and carries:
- a CDS encoding phosphomannomutase/phosphoglucomutase, whose amino-acid sequence is MKYDEIFREYDIRGIFEKDLTEDSVKAIGLALGKKFNEFGVKTLSVGFDARLSASTLFRYLLSGLNKAGGFKIYSIGLLPTPVGYFSVYADYFDANIMITGSHNPKDYNGFKITIKKDSFFGKDLQILKDKVNEIIASGEQIADDESCEKFNILEKYVEFFVKEFSELKNFKKPFIIDCANGAVGVSLVPIVKALGLNAKILYEDPDGNFPNHHPDPSEKENLKEIFSLIEKKEFDLGFGFDGDGDRIAVITPKRDIKGDELAYLYALNMKHPKVLGEVKCSQNMYDEIAKIGEVFMGKTGHSNIKKMMKELNVDLAAEVSGHIFFKERYFGFDDALYAMMRVLELVHKGFDLDGELDKMPLVFSTDEIKIKTTDEAKFNIVTKLKECVKNESCDLPKIKNIIDIDGIRIQFENGWALVRASNTTPVIVTRFEAKSKEFLEEIEQKVTNLLKSLM